In Gulosibacter molinativorax, a single window of DNA contains:
- a CDS encoding ABC transporter permease subunit → MRWLVVLALIVAGGSQLLLKRTKVGTQLRAISDRPIAAEMLGIPVRTLTLGVWAFSGFIVTIVIMLVAPTQTADAISLSMVVISASAAALLGAFKRLDLALVGGLLLGMIQGATAQFPSLVLIRDWIPLILIVIFLLWNQRKEVWDEAR, encoded by the coding sequence ATGCGATGGTTGGTCGTCCTCGCGCTCATCGTTGCGGGCGGCTCGCAGTTGCTGCTGAAGAGGACGAAGGTCGGGACGCAACTGCGTGCGATTTCGGATCGACCGATCGCCGCCGAGATGCTCGGCATCCCGGTGCGCACACTGACCCTCGGCGTCTGGGCATTCTCGGGCTTCATTGTGACGATCGTGATCATGCTCGTCGCCCCGACCCAGACCGCAGACGCAATCTCGCTGTCGATGGTCGTGATCTCCGCATCCGCGGCTGCGCTCTTGGGTGCCTTCAAGCGACTCGACCTTGCACTTGTCGGTGGATTGCTGCTCGGGATGATCCAGGGCGCGACCGCGCAGTTCCCATCGCTCGTGCTCATTCGCGACTGGATCCCGCTCATTCTCATCGTGATTTTCCTGCTCTGGAACCAACGCAAGGAGGTGTGGGATGAGGCTCGCTAG
- a CDS encoding helix-turn-helix domain-containing protein codes for MTVELDTGWNLRRVMASRGIFQTSKLKPLLEERGIDLSREQVYRLVTQPPQRVRLDVLAALCDALECSLDDLVTIARREASTPVAVGEEATRGSIGDLRPVRATIRRPRTK; via the coding sequence ATGACCGTTGAGCTCGACACCGGATGGAATCTCCGCAGAGTGATGGCTTCGCGCGGGATCTTCCAGACCTCCAAGCTGAAGCCACTGCTCGAGGAACGCGGGATCGACCTGTCCAGGGAGCAGGTGTATCGGCTGGTGACGCAACCGCCTCAGCGGGTGCGTCTCGACGTGTTGGCGGCGTTGTGCGATGCGCTGGAGTGCTCACTCGACGATCTCGTGACAATCGCTCGCCGAGAGGCATCGACCCCGGTGGCCGTGGGCGAGGAAGCGACGCGCGGGTCGATCGGTGATCTCCGTCCTGTCCGCGCAACCATCCGCCGTCCGCGTACGAAGTAG
- a CDS encoding thioredoxin domain-containing protein, translated as MEIILQYFNGCPNWEVLDQRLAEVVNDRSDVRVIRQLVETPEDAVRLGFHGSPTVLVDGIDPFADERTHVGLACRMFRTPAGIAGSPTVEQLREAISGPGADV; from the coding sequence ATGGAGATCATCCTGCAGTATTTCAACGGCTGCCCCAACTGGGAGGTGCTCGACCAGCGGCTCGCTGAAGTAGTCAACGACCGATCCGATGTCAGGGTCATACGTCAGCTGGTCGAGACCCCCGAGGACGCCGTGCGCCTCGGGTTCCACGGCTCCCCAACCGTGCTCGTCGACGGCATCGACCCGTTCGCCGACGAGCGTACCCACGTCGGGCTCGCCTGCCGGATGTTCCGCACGCCAGCTGGGATCGCCGGGTCGCCGACCGTCGAGCAGTTGCGCGAAGCGATTTCCGGCCCGGGCGCTGACGTGTGA
- a CDS encoding AraC-like ligand-binding domain-containing protein, with product MATDPDRDTDQTFAEFCATVRHSIITCDVSAPEPDSFRGSFGAGFSRDVHLLDIAADTHAVHRTNSLVKKSPQAFLKFSIVEEGSALIVQDGRETALNQGDMTVYDTNRPYTLAYDGPARMSIIMFPKEQLDIPANVIANLTARKLSSSRGTGAIIRPFISSLAENVHSLDDFQTRRMTRSAIDLLGTLFDEELTRIVPNDEEAHLLNAIYGYIDDHIGDPGLNPAQIAAAHFISVRSLHSLFTQQQTTVSTLIRTRRLQNCHDDIVNPLLADRPLNTIASGYGFLDPAHFSRLFRNYFGISPSEMRRRQNQA from the coding sequence ATGGCTACCGACCCAGATCGAGACACCGACCAGACATTCGCGGAATTTTGCGCGACGGTTCGGCATTCGATCATCACCTGCGATGTCTCTGCGCCCGAGCCCGACTCTTTCCGCGGAAGCTTCGGTGCGGGGTTCTCGCGTGACGTTCATCTCCTCGATATCGCCGCGGATACGCACGCCGTCCACCGGACGAACAGCCTGGTGAAGAAGTCGCCACAAGCATTCCTCAAGTTTTCGATCGTCGAGGAAGGAAGCGCCCTCATCGTTCAAGACGGGCGCGAGACCGCGCTCAACCAGGGCGATATGACGGTCTACGACACAAACCGGCCGTACACGCTCGCGTACGACGGTCCTGCTCGGATGTCGATCATCATGTTCCCGAAGGAGCAGCTCGATATCCCTGCCAACGTGATCGCCAACCTCACGGCTCGAAAGCTCAGCAGTTCGCGCGGAACTGGCGCCATCATCCGCCCATTCATTTCGTCGCTCGCCGAGAACGTGCACAGCCTCGACGATTTCCAGACTCGCCGTATGACGCGCTCTGCGATCGACCTCCTCGGAACGCTCTTCGACGAGGAGCTCACCCGCATCGTGCCGAATGACGAAGAAGCCCATCTGCTGAACGCCATCTACGGGTACATCGACGACCATATTGGCGATCCCGGGCTCAACCCGGCGCAGATCGCCGCGGCCCACTTCATCTCGGTACGCAGCCTTCACTCGCTCTTTACCCAGCAGCAGACCACGGTATCGACGCTGATTCGCACCCGCCGGCTACAGAACTGTCACGACGACATCGTGAATCCTCTGCTCGCCGATCGCCCGCTCAACACGATCGCATCGGGCTATGGCTTCCTGGATCCGGCACACTTCAGTCGGTTATTCCGAAACTACTTCGGGATCTCACCTTCGGAGATGCGTCGCCGACAGAACCAGGCTTAG
- a CDS encoding LysR family transcriptional regulator codes for MSDIKRLQMLVELGRLGTISAVARSLAYSTSAVSQQLAQLERDFGASLIEPDGRRVRLTPQGEVLLGHAEDVLREWEGAHSAVSASADEVSGSVSISAFETACLALIPPLVRDLTVEHPGARLTVQQADSEAARELVVSRGADIGIVERYLGQTFRHSGEIVETVLFTDRMLLAVPENIDREVRGLEDVADLDWVVELPAAPARSWAESMCRNAGFEPRVTFESFDVLVHHNLVRSGVAVGFMPELTPKHMISGVRLIDLGEDALRTVYTVSRESQQRMPLVRTIIEMLARHGE; via the coding sequence ATGAGCGATATAAAGCGACTGCAGATGCTCGTTGAGCTCGGCAGGCTCGGCACAATCTCGGCCGTCGCGCGGTCACTGGCGTACAGCACCTCGGCCGTGTCGCAGCAGCTCGCGCAGCTGGAACGCGACTTCGGCGCATCCCTCATCGAGCCCGACGGTCGGCGGGTGCGGCTCACCCCGCAGGGGGAGGTGCTGCTCGGCCACGCCGAGGATGTGCTCCGCGAGTGGGAGGGCGCCCACTCGGCCGTGAGCGCATCGGCCGACGAGGTCTCCGGATCCGTTTCGATCAGCGCGTTCGAGACGGCCTGCCTCGCGCTCATCCCGCCGCTCGTGCGCGATCTCACGGTCGAGCATCCCGGCGCCCGGCTCACGGTGCAGCAGGCCGACTCGGAGGCCGCGCGCGAGCTCGTCGTCTCGCGCGGCGCCGACATCGGCATCGTCGAACGCTACCTGGGGCAGACGTTTCGCCACTCGGGCGAGATCGTCGAGACGGTCCTCTTTACCGACAGGATGCTCCTCGCCGTCCCCGAGAACATCGACCGGGAGGTGCGAGGGCTCGAGGATGTTGCGGATCTCGACTGGGTCGTCGAGCTGCCCGCAGCCCCCGCGCGCAGTTGGGCCGAGTCGATGTGCCGCAACGCCGGCTTCGAACCGCGCGTCACGTTCGAATCCTTCGACGTGCTCGTGCACCACAACCTGGTGCGCTCGGGCGTTGCGGTCGGCTTCATGCCCGAGCTCACGCCAAAGCACATGATCTCGGGCGTGCGACTGATCGATCTCGGTGAGGATGCACTGCGCACCGTCTATACCGTCTCGCGCGAGAGCCAACAGCGAATGCCGCTCGTGCGCACGATCATCGAGATGCTCGCGCGGCACGGCGAGTAG
- a CDS encoding tyrosine-type recombinase/integrase: MQDFGASPAALRLLTSASNVALANPEEQVFNAMIEGWRNQQLSRGLREQTIRNRTATVSRFRDFVDKPPWRWTVADVDEFTAESGGRTRTLSTMRANHGSIRGFCDYLTNPLYDWMEICDREFGEVPSQECLPWNTVAHRFEFEGDGKRRPFTYDEIERLFDTADARVELLVASGRKGALGALRDAQLLKTVYAFGLRRTEAVMLDTVDLHHNAKMRQWGRYGAIHVRWAKAAGGGAPRRRTVLLVPEFDWWVPGMQQWLEQARERFAPGVDLDALWVTERRTRLSAGYLDRRFAELRDEAGLSKDLTLHSLRHSYVTHLLEFGYADRFVQEQVGHMHASTTSIYASVSSDYKNRVLAEALKALIEGEADDR; the protein is encoded by the coding sequence ATGCAAGATTTTGGGGCCTCTCCAGCGGCGCTTCGGCTGCTCACGTCAGCGTCGAACGTCGCATTGGCGAACCCGGAGGAACAGGTCTTCAACGCGATGATCGAGGGCTGGCGGAACCAGCAGTTGTCACGCGGGCTCCGCGAGCAAACGATTCGAAATCGGACGGCGACGGTGTCGCGGTTCCGTGATTTCGTGGACAAGCCCCCGTGGAGGTGGACGGTCGCCGATGTGGATGAGTTCACCGCGGAATCGGGCGGACGCACTCGCACGCTGTCGACGATGCGCGCCAATCACGGGTCCATCCGGGGATTCTGCGACTACCTCACGAACCCGTTGTACGACTGGATGGAGATCTGCGACCGGGAGTTCGGTGAGGTCCCGTCCCAGGAGTGTCTGCCGTGGAACACGGTCGCGCACCGGTTTGAGTTCGAGGGGGACGGGAAACGCCGCCCGTTCACGTACGACGAGATCGAGCGCCTGTTCGACACCGCCGACGCTCGCGTCGAGCTGCTCGTGGCGTCGGGCCGGAAGGGCGCTCTCGGGGCGTTGCGTGACGCACAACTGCTGAAGACGGTCTACGCGTTCGGGTTGCGCCGCACGGAGGCGGTGATGCTCGACACCGTCGACCTGCACCACAACGCAAAGATGCGCCAGTGGGGGCGTTACGGCGCGATACACGTGCGGTGGGCGAAGGCTGCAGGAGGTGGTGCGCCGCGGCGGCGGACGGTGCTGCTGGTGCCGGAGTTCGACTGGTGGGTGCCGGGCATGCAGCAATGGCTCGAGCAGGCCCGGGAACGCTTCGCGCCCGGAGTTGACCTTGACGCGCTCTGGGTGACCGAGCGTCGCACGCGTCTGTCCGCCGGGTATCTCGACCGGAGGTTCGCGGAGCTGCGGGACGAGGCTGGCCTGTCGAAGGATCTGACGCTGCACAGCCTCCGGCATTCCTACGTCACGCATTTGCTGGAGTTCGGCTATGCCGATCGATTCGTCCAGGAGCAGGTCGGGCACATGCACGCCTCGACGACCTCGATCTACGCCTCCGTCAGTTCGGACTACAAGAACCGGGTGCTCGCGGAAGCACTGAAGGCCCTCATCGAAGGAGAAGCTGATGACCGTTGA
- a CDS encoding ABC transporter ATP-binding protein, whose protein sequence is MTVLKLEDVAVSRGAGPVISGVSLEVESGSVTAIVGPNGAGKTSLLEAISGIVRPTHGSITLDDQDVSKLTRGKRARLGIVHVEQGRTIFPSLTVRENLSLTAKTAEDFDEVLAKFPELEKRLTSPAGLLSGGEQQMVVLGRAFAAKPKILLIDEMSLGLAPVVFLRLMPIVEEIARDGVGVLLVEQFANLALKIAKDAAVVTSGHLTYSGPADALVGDPDRLKQAYLG, encoded by the coding sequence ATGACCGTGTTGAAACTCGAAGACGTCGCGGTTTCGCGCGGCGCGGGGCCCGTGATTTCGGGGGTCTCCCTCGAGGTGGAGTCCGGCTCGGTCACCGCGATCGTGGGGCCGAACGGCGCGGGAAAGACGAGCCTGCTCGAAGCAATCTCAGGCATCGTGCGCCCGACCCACGGCTCGATCACGCTCGATGACCAGGATGTGTCGAAGCTCACCCGCGGCAAGCGCGCGCGGCTCGGCATCGTGCACGTTGAGCAGGGACGAACCATCTTCCCGTCGCTTACCGTGCGCGAGAACCTGAGCCTTACCGCGAAGACGGCGGAAGACTTCGACGAGGTGCTCGCGAAGTTCCCCGAGCTCGAGAAGCGGCTCACCTCGCCGGCCGGGCTCTTGTCGGGTGGCGAGCAGCAGATGGTCGTGCTCGGGCGAGCATTCGCCGCGAAGCCCAAGATCCTGCTCATCGACGAGATGTCGCTCGGCCTCGCGCCGGTCGTGTTCCTGCGGCTCATGCCGATCGTCGAGGAAATTGCGCGCGACGGCGTCGGGGTGCTGCTCGTCGAGCAGTTCGCGAACCTCGCGCTAAAGATCGCGAAGGATGCGGCGGTCGTCACGAGCGGCCACCTCACCTACTCGGGTCCCGCGGATGCGCTGGTCGGCGACCCGGATCGGCTCAAGCAGGCCTACCTCGGCTAG
- a CDS encoding branched-chain amino acid ABC transporter ATP-binding protein/permease — MRLARNVFPSRVWTPFVFGLVAIAVGWLVSILLPQTIVFLAISAVIATLTLLGLGIVTGTAGMIVLSQLTFAAVGAWIMSFFTMHEVPGGFYLYLVVAAVAAGVVGLLIGLPALRLRGVNLAVVTLGFAAAADMTLGKTQFPGAGQRVPRPEPFMDDRAFLFFTIIVLVVVAVIVFFLQNSRLGSSWRSVAFSERGTAAAGSNVRTAKLSAFAVSAAIAGISGALIAGQVGAPYASSFTTIQSLALYVLSIVAGTHLVEMALFGGILWVLIPELLKRWGIPQDWGFVVFGVLGIQALTTNSNLGQDIRNAIARRRRKTEEAKLVPFTDEQLAELGPVGVSESDKSVLEVEDVSVTFGSIKALQNVNLKVSEGEIVGLIGPNGAGKSTLVDTVSGFLPSHEGTVRLSGENINKLAPNQRATAGLRRTFQQDRVPPTLSVGDYIEFVAQGASTRDEIREALEFFGCPSPRTRIRNVDVGTRRIIEVTAHLLAKPKLLVLDEPAAGLSHEEHIAFGQRLQRVPERFGTAILIIEHDLDLVRTVCQRVTVLDFGELLAEGGVAEVLDNPEVAKAYMGETELL; from the coding sequence ATGAGGCTCGCTAGAAACGTCTTTCCATCTCGCGTCTGGACGCCGTTCGTCTTTGGCCTCGTCGCCATCGCCGTTGGCTGGCTGGTCAGCATCCTGCTGCCGCAGACCATCGTCTTTCTCGCCATCTCTGCCGTCATCGCGACGCTGACGCTGCTCGGCCTCGGCATCGTGACCGGCACCGCGGGCATGATCGTGCTCTCGCAGCTCACATTCGCGGCGGTTGGCGCCTGGATCATGTCGTTCTTCACCATGCACGAAGTGCCGGGCGGCTTCTACCTGTACCTCGTCGTCGCGGCGGTCGCCGCGGGGGTAGTCGGGCTCCTCATCGGCCTGCCGGCGCTGCGCCTGCGCGGCGTGAACCTCGCGGTCGTCACCCTCGGGTTCGCGGCGGCGGCCGACATGACGCTGGGCAAGACGCAATTTCCGGGTGCGGGCCAGCGCGTGCCGCGGCCCGAGCCATTCATGGATGACCGCGCGTTCCTCTTCTTCACGATCATCGTGCTCGTCGTGGTCGCCGTCATCGTGTTCTTTCTGCAGAACAGCCGCCTCGGGTCGAGCTGGCGCTCGGTAGCGTTCTCGGAGCGCGGCACCGCGGCCGCGGGCAGCAATGTCCGTACCGCGAAGCTCAGCGCGTTCGCCGTCTCCGCCGCGATCGCGGGAATCTCGGGCGCCCTCATCGCGGGCCAGGTCGGTGCCCCGTACGCGTCGAGCTTCACAACGATCCAGTCACTCGCGCTGTACGTGCTTTCAATCGTCGCAGGTACCCACCTCGTCGAGATGGCGCTGTTCGGTGGCATCCTGTGGGTGCTCATCCCCGAGCTGCTCAAACGCTGGGGCATCCCGCAGGACTGGGGCTTCGTCGTCTTCGGCGTCCTGGGTATCCAGGCACTTACGACGAACTCGAACCTCGGCCAGGACATCCGCAACGCCATCGCGAGGCGGCGGCGAAAAACCGAGGAGGCGAAGCTCGTGCCGTTCACGGATGAGCAGCTCGCGGAACTCGGGCCGGTCGGGGTTTCGGAGTCGGATAAGTCAGTGCTCGAGGTTGAGGATGTGTCGGTCACCTTCGGCAGCATCAAGGCGCTGCAGAACGTCAACCTCAAGGTAAGCGAGGGGGAGATCGTCGGCCTCATCGGGCCGAACGGCGCGGGCAAGTCGACGCTCGTCGACACCGTGTCGGGCTTCCTCCCGAGCCACGAGGGCACCGTGCGGCTTTCGGGCGAGAACATCAACAAGCTCGCCCCGAACCAGCGCGCGACCGCCGGGCTGCGACGCACGTTCCAGCAGGACCGCGTGCCGCCGACCCTCTCGGTTGGTGACTACATCGAGTTCGTTGCGCAGGGTGCATCCACCCGTGACGAAATTCGGGAGGCACTCGAGTTCTTCGGCTGCCCGAGCCCGCGCACGCGCATCCGCAACGTTGATGTCGGCACGCGCCGCATCATTGAGGTGACCGCGCACCTGCTCGCGAAGCCCAAGCTGCTCGTCCTCGACGAGCCTGCGGCCGGTCTTTCGCACGAGGAGCACATCGCGTTCGGCCAGCGGCTGCAGCGCGTGCCCGAGCGATTCGGTACCGCGATCCTCATCATCGAGCACGACCTCGACCTCGTGCGCACCGTCTGCCAGCGCGTGACAGTGCTCGACTTCGGCGAGCTGCTCGCGGAGGGCGGCGTCGCCGAGGTGCTCGACAACCCCGAGGTCGCGAAGGCATACATGGGAGAGACGGAGCTGCTATGA
- the rarD gene encoding EamA family transporter RarD: protein MPDTMMPTTAAIPTVPASPSVGVREAASGDVAAQVAKTAKSSSTRGGVFASVLASVAFASLFVIPDMLTGLSATATFGWRIVAALPFLVVILFVLRQWPQMGQLLTRLRKNPSLILVLALNAVLFGFQVFLFAWGPMTGNALAVSFGYFLMPLVLVAIGVVLFRERLSVLGGVAVSFAAIGVVIALTTGASVAWPTFAVALGYPAYFILRRKFGLDSPSAQSLEILMLVPVALVFILQPADLAGVAAHPENWLGITILGLLTAVGFSAYTLAQRGLSVSVFGMLGYLEPILLVVVSVLVLGEPLGLADAWSYGAIALAIVALVVDGLPKPSKREAKAAAKARPRRSALARGKGRRGEGRKAKAPVTAGVPVITATEQVGAN, encoded by the coding sequence ATGCCAGACACGATGATGCCGACCACCGCAGCGATCCCGACCGTTCCGGCGTCGCCGTCCGTTGGCGTGCGCGAAGCGGCGTCGGGCGACGTCGCGGCGCAGGTGGCGAAAACCGCGAAGTCCTCGTCGACCCGCGGCGGTGTATTCGCCTCGGTGCTCGCATCAGTCGCGTTCGCCTCACTGTTTGTCATCCCTGACATGCTCACGGGGCTCAGTGCCACGGCTACGTTCGGCTGGCGTATCGTCGCCGCGCTGCCATTCCTCGTTGTCATTTTGTTCGTGCTGCGCCAGTGGCCGCAGATGGGGCAACTCCTCACACGGCTGCGCAAGAACCCCTCGCTGATTCTCGTGCTCGCGCTCAACGCCGTGCTGTTCGGGTTCCAGGTGTTTCTCTTTGCGTGGGGCCCGATGACGGGCAACGCGCTCGCGGTCTCGTTCGGCTATTTCTTGATGCCGCTCGTGCTCGTCGCGATCGGTGTCGTGCTCTTCCGCGAGCGGCTCAGCGTGCTGGGCGGTGTGGCCGTCAGTTTCGCGGCGATCGGCGTGGTCATCGCGCTCACGACCGGCGCGAGCGTGGCGTGGCCCACCTTCGCCGTGGCACTCGGATACCCCGCCTACTTCATCCTGCGCCGCAAATTCGGGCTCGACTCGCCGTCGGCGCAGTCGCTCGAGATCCTCATGCTCGTACCGGTTGCGCTCGTGTTCATCCTGCAGCCGGCCGACCTCGCGGGCGTCGCCGCGCATCCCGAAAACTGGCTCGGGATCACGATCCTTGGCCTGCTGACGGCGGTCGGCTTCTCGGCCTACACGCTCGCGCAGCGCGGGCTTTCGGTCAGTGTGTTCGGGATGCTCGGCTACCTCGAGCCGATTCTGCTCGTGGTCGTCTCGGTGCTGGTTCTGGGTGAACCCCTCGGGCTCGCGGATGCGTGGAGCTACGGCGCGATCGCGCTCGCGATTGTCGCACTGGTCGTCGATGGGCTGCCGAAGCCGTCCAAGCGGGAGGCGAAGGCGGCGGCCAAGGCCAGGCCTCGCCGATCGGCGCTCGCGCGGGGCAAAGGCCGACGGGGCGAGGGCCGAAAGGCCAAGGCGCCGGTCACCGCGGGAGTTCCGGTGATCACCGCGACCGAGCAGGTCGGCGCCAACTAG